The Pogona vitticeps strain Pit_001003342236 chromosome 3, PviZW2.1, whole genome shotgun sequence genome includes a window with the following:
- the LOC110078096 gene encoding disintegrin and metalloproteinase domain-containing protein 26A yields MPIYTFDPKGNRQEDHPYIKVDCYYSGSVEDTPDSDVSLSTCAGLWGFIQIGSLKYEIHPIENSRGFQHFIYRRDPEEQEPCRGRLEQQDELTSKDIQGRGAEEVLTRSPAWGLPGTVTEFPGPNAPSRYLEYFAVCDSSMFQREKQNVTRVIQTVLQMLLILHNIYDDVGLHVVLTGIEIWTRRDYLAVSETLDAFYNYASTELRHLVHFDHASLFMIMGEDHPFGKLWREHSCLENRLSVSAVQTSPSSTSDGVSAAHQLGHALGFAHDDLLAQRGRTCDCRCGSQTSHCLMHSTAAECHRLSNCSKNAYSAFLARQGKECFLNLPKDLSVARMCGNGLVESGEDCDCGTDEECQEDGCCLKDCRWKPGASCHYGVCCQHCEIANEGKLCREAATECDLPEYCTGNSATCPADVHKQDGMPCGTGDRCYLGKCLDRQQHCQVLFGKGKAPAPPSCYRGVNTRGDRTGNCGKAKPGYKKCQEEDVFCGRIQCVNVKEIPIISTRQGVIQTPIDNVLCLGTEFHEEEEAYDVGAIKDGSTCGTDKICVNRSCVSLTILNYDCDFSKCNNHGVCNSNRNCHCTYGWAPPDCRSRGFGGSLDSGPPPERVQSKKPLMLSSMVGVVLLLVTLSIMLRKHIYGWLRIGKERSVGVPEVVSEMDSAPENSAAECLGPDLDPPRYFLTASTDSQSRGPQGKTACAGVSARPLPCLLPPEAGSPSTRGKKPRNPGRKQDHGQKAVEDKGGEDLSECPVEAT; encoded by the exons ATGCCGATCTACACTTTTGATCCAAAAGGGAACCGTCAAGAAGATCACCCGTATATTAAG GTGGACTGCTATTACAGCGGATCTGTGGAAGACACCCCTGACTCGGACGTTTCCCTGTCTACCTGTGCTGGGCTTTG GGGTTTCATACAGATTGGAAGTTTGAAGTATGAAATACACCCCATCGAGAATTCCCGTGGATTTCAGCACTTTATCTATCGAAGGGACCCAGAAGAGCAGGAACCATGCAGGGGACGTCTCGAACAGCAAGATGAGCTGACCAGCAAGGACATACAGGGGAGGGGAGCTGAGGAGGTGCTGACAAGGAGCCCTGCCTGGGGGCTGCCTGGCACTGTG ACAGAGTTTCCTGGACCAAATGCACCATCGAGGTACCTCGAATACTTTGCGGTTTGTGACAGCTCCATG TTTCAGAGGGAAAAGCAGAACGTGACCCGCGTGATACAGACGGTGCTTCAGATGCTGTTGATCCTTCACAAT ATCTATGATGACGTCGGTCTTCACGTTGTCTTGACAGGGATAGAGATCTGGACCAGGCGGGATTACCTGGCCGTCAGCGAAACGCTGGATGCTTTCTACAACTATGCTTCGACTGAACTCCGGCACCTTGTGCATTTCGACCACGCCTCTTTGTTCAT GATTATGGGCGAAGACCATCCTTTTGGAAAGTTGTGGCGAGAGCATTCGTGCCTTGAGAACCGTCTTTCCGTTTCTGCTGTCCAG ACCTCCCCTTCGTCAACAAGCGACGGGGTCTCGGCTGCCCATCAGCTGGGCCATGCCCTCGGCTTCGCCCACGACGATCTCCTGGCACAGAGAGGGCGAACGTGTGACTGCCGCTGCGGCTCCCAGACGAGCCATTGCCTCATGCACTCCACCGCAGC GGAGTGCCACAGACTAAGTAACTGCAGCAAAAATGCATATTCTGCATTCTTAGCCCGGCAAGGAAAAGAATGTTTCCTGAACCTACCCAAAGACCTGTCGGTGGCCAGGATGTGCGGCAACGGCTTGGTGGAGAGCGGCGAAGACTGCGACTGTGGCACGGATGAG GAGTGCCAGGAGGACGGCTGTTGCTTGAAGGACTGTCGATGGAAACCAGGAGCCAGCTGCCATTATGGGGTCTGCTGCCAACACTGTGAG atTGCCAACGAAGGGAAACTGTGCAGAGAAGCTGCCACAGAGTGCGACCTCCCTGAGTATTGCACCGGGAATTctgccacctgcccggccgatgTGCATAAGCAAGACGGGATGCCGTGCGGGACTGGAGACCGCTGCTATTTGGGGAAATGCCTGGACCGTCAGCAACATTGCCAGGTCCTCTTTGGAAAAGGCAAGGCT CCGGCTCCACCGAGTTGCTACCGGGGCGTGAACACGCGGGGTGATCGCACGGGCAACTGCGGGAAGGCCAAGCCGGGATACAAGAAATGCCAGGAAGA ggaTGTCTTCTGCGGAAGGATCCAGTGCGTTAACGTTAAAGAGATCCCAATCATTTCCACCAGGCAAGGTGTGATTCAGACGCCCATCGACAACGTCTTGTGCCTGGGCACAGAGTTTCATGAAGAGGAAGAGGCGTACGACGTTGGAGCCATAAAAGACGGATCAACGTGTGGAACGGACAAG ATATGTGTAAACAGATCCTGCGTCAGCCTGACAATTCTGAACTATGATTGTGATTTCTCAAAGTGCAACAACCATGGG GTGTGCAACAGTAACAGGAACTGCCACTGCACTTACGGGTGGGCACCCCCTGACTGCAGAAGCCGGGGGTTTGGGGGAAGTCTCGACAGCGGGCCCCCTCCAGAACGCGTCC aATCCAAGAAGCCCCTCATGCTCAGTTCGATGGTCGGGGTTGTCCTGCTTTTGGTGACTCTGAGTATAATGCTGAGGAAGCACATATATGGCTG GCTTAGAATCGGAAAAGAAAGATCTGTAGGAGTCCCAGAAGTTGTTTCAGAGATGGATTCTGCTCCAGAAAACTCT gcagctgaATGTCTTGGGCCGGACTTGGACCCACCGCGGTATTTCCTGACGGCCTCCACGGATAGTCAGTCAAGGGGCCCACAAGGCAAGACCGCCTGCGCCGGGGTGAGCGCGCGgcccctgccctgccttcttccCCCTGAGGCCGGAAGTCCTTCCACGCGGGGCAAGAAGCCTAGAAATCCCGGGCGGAAGCAGGATCATGGCCAGAAGGCTGTGGAGGATAAGGGGGGAGAGGACCTCTCCGAGTGTCCTGTGGAGGCCACATGA